A genomic window from Methanobacterium sp. Maddingley MBC34 includes:
- a CDS encoding serine/threonine protein kinase (PFAM: Protein kinase domain; Tetratricopeptide repeat) has product MEGEYDSLFLTQFLTQSAPPREIKSMEWKKGEEIAGRYHIHEIREGGMGVLYFCYDKVAREPVTIKTYKDVDSIENIDQFRSEALTWVKLGKHPNLVQAKYVLDVKQKPYLFLEYVETRNNKDPTLRNLLREGELGFENSMDLAVQFCNGMIHAQNAISGLIHRDVKPENILINSQGVLKITDFGLTRVYLSPAEARAVVGTFPYMSPEQCLGLGVIDTRADIYSFGVVLYEMLTGKLPFLSHDKYDYIRFHVTEVPKDPCLIKEGIPDELSQLVMKCLAKKVEDRYRNFSQLKEAILTIYPDLDSEVGEIKRPEEKVKAFEAQYLTNKGTSLITLGRYDEALAFFDSALNVEPNYIDAYYRKALSLIGLGNYKEACRNFEKYLKINPRDADVLMHKGCLLNLSGRRDEALTCFDQALSIHPWCQDIIYHKGVTLYLMGRCNEAYEAFKELKDQKYDNYKEMFLETCPRDDSDIENENADSSTK; this is encoded by the coding sequence ATGGAAGGGGAATACGATAGTTTATTTTTAACGCAGTTTTTAACCCAGTCTGCTCCTCCACGGGAAATTAAATCCATGGAGTGGAAGAAGGGAGAGGAAATAGCAGGAAGATATCATATACATGAAATCAGGGAGGGAGGTATGGGTGTTCTTTATTTCTGCTATGATAAAGTAGCCAGGGAACCTGTAACCATCAAAACTTACAAAGATGTGGATTCAATTGAAAATATTGACCAGTTCCGTTCTGAGGCCCTGACCTGGGTGAAGCTGGGAAAACATCCCAACCTGGTTCAAGCCAAATATGTATTAGACGTTAAACAAAAGCCTTACTTATTTTTGGAGTATGTAGAAACTCGTAATAATAAAGATCCGACCCTCAGAAACCTTTTAAGGGAAGGTGAACTTGGATTTGAGAACAGCATGGATCTGGCAGTTCAGTTCTGTAACGGAATGATACATGCCCAAAATGCAATATCCGGACTGATCCACAGGGATGTCAAACCAGAAAACATACTTATCAACTCGCAGGGAGTGCTGAAGATAACTGACTTCGGACTTACCAGAGTCTACTTGAGCCCGGCTGAGGCCCGGGCAGTGGTGGGAACCTTCCCCTACATGTCACCAGAACAGTGCCTGGGTTTAGGGGTGATTGACACCCGCGCCGATATATACTCCTTTGGAGTGGTTCTTTATGAGATGTTAACTGGTAAACTTCCCTTCTTATCCCATGATAAATATGATTACATCCGTTTCCATGTTACTGAGGTTCCAAAAGATCCCTGCCTGATTAAAGAAGGCATTCCAGATGAACTGAGCCAGCTGGTGATGAAGTGCCTGGCCAAAAAGGTAGAAGACCGTTACCGGAATTTCAGCCAGTTGAAAGAGGCTATCCTTACAATTTATCCGGATTTAGATTCTGAAGTGGGGGAAATTAAACGTCCAGAGGAGAAGGTTAAGGCCTTTGAGGCCCAGTACCTCACTAATAAGGGTACCAGTTTAATCACCCTGGGCCGTTATGATGAAGCACTGGCCTTTTTTGACTCTGCCTTGAATGTGGAACCCAACTACATCGATGCTTACTACCGTAAAGCCCTTTCCCTTATTGGATTGGGGAACTATAAAGAAGCGTGCAGAAACTTTGAAAAATATCTTAAAATCAATCCCCGGGATGCTGATGTGCTGATGCATAAAGGGTGTCTTTTAAATTTATCTGGTAGGAGGGATGAAGCTCTTACCTGTTTTGACCAGGCCCTAAGTATCCATCCTTGGTGTCAGGATATAATTTACCATAAAGGGGTGACATTATATCTCATGGGAAGATGTAATGAGGCTTACGAGGCTTTTAAAGAACTTAAAGACCAGAAATATGATAATTATAAGGAGATGTTCCTGGAAACCTGCCCACGGGATGATAGTGATATTGAAAATGAGAATGCTGATTCCAGCACCAAATAG
- a CDS encoding deoxyribose-phosphate aldolase (PFAM: DeoC/LacD family aldolase~TIGRFAM: deoxyribose-phosphate aldolase), translated as MISIEELAGMIDHTNVQRDATDEDIRALCQEADNYDFNCVCVTPTQADLASELLESSSTQVCVVIGFPFGVQTPRAKAFEAEEAVKNGASELDMVMNIGALKSEHYSLVQADIATVVGAARGRVVKVILETALLTREEKIIACQLAREAGAHYVKTSTGFGVSGATVEDVHLMRETVGLEMGVKAAGGIRDLETAMAMIDAGTSKIGTSTGVQIMEELLEQGKKENTV; from the coding sequence ATGATATCCATAGAAGAACTGGCTGGAATGATAGATCATACCAATGTGCAGCGGGATGCTACTGATGAGGATATTCGAGCACTATGCCAGGAGGCAGATAACTATGACTTTAACTGTGTCTGTGTAACACCCACCCAGGCAGATCTGGCAAGTGAACTCCTGGAAAGCTCTAGTACACAGGTCTGTGTGGTGATAGGATTCCCCTTTGGAGTGCAAACACCACGCGCCAAGGCCTTCGAAGCAGAGGAAGCTGTAAAAAATGGTGCCTCTGAACTGGACATGGTGATGAACATCGGTGCACTCAAATCAGAACATTACTCCCTGGTCCAGGCCGACATCGCCACAGTGGTGGGAGCAGCAAGGGGACGTGTAGTGAAGGTCATCCTGGAAACAGCACTACTAACCCGGGAAGAAAAGATCATCGCCTGCCAGCTGGCCCGTGAAGCAGGGGCACACTACGTTAAAACATCCACCGGATTCGGAGTAAGCGGTGCCACAGTGGAGGATGTCCACCTCATGAGGGAAACTGTGGGACTGGAGATGGGAGTTAAAGCCGCCGGCGGGATCCGAGACCTGGAAACTGCCATGGCCATGATCGATGCAGGGACCAGTAAAATAGGCACCTCAACCGGCGTGCAGATTATGGAAGAACTCCTAGAACAGGGAAAAAAAGAGAATACCGTTTAA
- a CDS encoding hypothetical protein (PFAM: Domain of unknown function (DUF369)), whose protein sequence is MEIEIEILKKGTIKVLLDDRNPENAQAFYKSLPMEGEAQLWQEEVFFPIPLEHDYENPLPSSDKGDISYWPPGKAFCIFFGDSQPASDVNHIGRVVEGLELMKSVEEGDRVVIRKL, encoded by the coding sequence ATGGAGATAGAAATTGAGATATTAAAAAAGGGAACAATTAAAGTGCTCCTGGATGATCGAAACCCTGAAAATGCCCAGGCATTCTACAAAAGCCTCCCCATGGAAGGTGAAGCCCAGTTATGGCAGGAAGAAGTTTTCTTCCCCATTCCCCTTGAACATGACTATGAAAATCCATTACCATCCTCAGATAAGGGAGATATATCCTACTGGCCACCCGGGAAGGCCTTCTGCATCTTCTTCGGAGACTCCCAACCTGCCTCTGATGTTAACCATATTGGGAGGGTTGTTGAAGGTTTGGAGCTTATGAAGAGTGTGGAGGAGGGGGATCGGGTGGTTATTCGGAAGTTATAA
- a CDS encoding FHA domain-containing protein (PFAM: FHA domain): protein MADEMFMTETMDGDLDTLKDLAKKIDVLGNDVRLKILIVIGAESKKKPERRGLTDLRHLNSILRYKFKIIMTDNGVKKHLNWLLNAGFIKREAGIAERSMRGPRAVMNYVLVPGALEAVNNDMNRLTRAIADIRTGITESDLSYPMIRVLGGADDGQIFGLFKDEVRVGRQGGVDPEDPEYQGDIILDNSYESVTRITKPHATLTKDKDGEWYLEDNDSKCGVFVNSDDQAEEKIKLTDGDVIKLALGEGGAELVFVSNS from the coding sequence ATGGCTGATGAAATGTTTATGACCGAAACGATGGATGGGGATCTGGATACTTTGAAGGATTTAGCAAAGAAGATCGATGTTCTGGGTAATGATGTGCGGTTGAAGATCCTGATTGTTATTGGAGCAGAGAGTAAAAAGAAACCAGAAAGAAGGGGTCTTACTGATCTGCGTCATCTAAACAGTATCCTGAGATATAAATTCAAAATAATAATGACTGACAATGGAGTTAAAAAACACTTAAACTGGTTGCTCAATGCAGGGTTCATCAAGAGGGAAGCAGGAATTGCAGAACGATCCATGCGCGGACCCAGAGCAGTAATGAATTATGTGCTGGTTCCAGGTGCCCTGGAAGCTGTTAATAATGATATGAACAGGCTCACCCGTGCCATTGCAGACATAAGAACAGGTATAACCGAATCAGATTTATCTTACCCTATGATTAGGGTTCTTGGTGGAGCAGATGATGGTCAAATTTTTGGACTCTTCAAGGATGAAGTGCGTGTAGGGCGCCAGGGAGGAGTTGACCCTGAAGATCCTGAATACCAGGGAGATATCATACTGGACAACAGTTATGAGAGTGTGACCAGGATTACCAAACCACACGCCACCCTTACCAAGGATAAGGACGGAGAATGGTACCTGGAAGATAATGATAGTAAGTGTGGGGTTTTCGTTAATAGTGACGACCAGGCTGAAGAAAAGATAAAACTTACAGATGGAGATGTGATTAAACTGGCCCTGGGAGAAGGTGGGGCTGAGTTGGTTTTTGTTTCTAATAGTTAA
- a CDS encoding Calcineurin-like phosphoesterase (PFAM: Calcineurin-like phosphoesterase) gives MNYKEGNLLRITGKGKILIITDLHGNLKDTNRYKKIWEEFIEEGNEVVLTGDVIHPVPGHEDHSIEVLEVVKSFDEAYPNFHLLLGNHEFSHLSEVPVFKGGIDQRREFESRVSERFNSKDDYWGRVKLREYEEYFRTLPIAVKTSNKVFISHAGPAKSIGRLEDLKTITQYGYFYIQHLTGMLFNRPGNYNCTDLDIFLDIVGCNASVVGHTPVNGYKLVGDMQMIVSSSDTNGRKAYLELDLEKEIKNANDLVGMVKFLDED, from the coding sequence ATGAATTATAAAGAGGGAAACTTGCTAAGAATAACTGGAAAAGGAAAAATATTAATAATCACAGATTTACATGGAAATTTGAAGGACACGAATCGGTATAAAAAGATATGGGAGGAATTTATAGAGGAAGGTAATGAAGTGGTACTAACCGGAGATGTGATTCATCCCGTTCCAGGTCATGAGGATCATTCCATTGAAGTTTTGGAGGTGGTTAAAAGTTTTGATGAAGCATATCCCAATTTTCATCTGCTACTGGGAAACCATGAGTTCTCCCACCTTTCAGAAGTACCAGTTTTTAAGGGGGGTATTGATCAAAGACGTGAATTCGAGTCTCGAGTTTCTGAACGATTCAACAGTAAAGATGATTATTGGGGGCGAGTGAAGTTAAGGGAATACGAGGAATACTTCCGTACCCTACCAATCGCTGTTAAAACAAGTAATAAAGTATTCATAAGTCATGCTGGCCCGGCAAAGAGCATAGGACGTTTGGAAGATCTTAAAACCATAACTCAATACGGTTATTTTTACATTCAACATTTAACTGGTATGCTTTTCAACCGGCCCGGCAATTACAATTGCACCGATCTGGATATATTCCTGGACATTGTGGGGTGTAACGCATCTGTTGTGGGACACACCCCTGTAAATGGATATAAATTGGTGGGGGACATGCAGATGATTGTTTCTTCCAGTGACACTAATGGAAGAAAGGCTTATTTGGAACTGGATCTTGAAAAAGAAATTAAAAATGCCAATGATCTGGTGGGAATGGTTAAATTTTTAGATGAAGATTAA
- a CDS encoding putative nucleic acid-binding protein (PFAM: PIN domain), with protein MIEKSNKTVSNLVISEAVTMVGSLGGGKRGKLIYDYLMDNCQIIHIDQGICDNAIQIYLKYDGVLSFADSVSVELMNQNKIKKIVSFDSDFDKINTIERVY; from the coding sequence ATGATAGAAAAAAGTAATAAAACAGTTTCCAATCTGGTTATTTCAGAAGCTGTGACCATGGTGGGCAGTTTAGGAGGGGGAAAACGGGGCAAGCTAATCTACGATTACTTGATGGATAACTGTCAGATAATCCATATTGATCAGGGAATATGTGATAATGCTATCCAGATCTACTTGAAATATGATGGTGTGCTTTCATTTGCTGATTCAGTTTCGGTGGAACTGATGAATCAGAACAAAATCAAAAAAATTGTTTCTTTCGACTCGGATTTTGATAAAATTAATACAATTGAGAGAGTGTATTGA